In Streptomyces sp. NBC_00569, a single genomic region encodes these proteins:
- a CDS encoding 4-carboxy-4-hydroxy-2-oxoadipate aldolase/oxaloacetate decarboxylase, giving the protein MGGVIITDPPKADPKDVEALAGYGTATISEAMGRTGFLGSHLRPVQQDTRIAGTAVTVLSWPGDNLMIHAAVEQCGEGDILVVTTTSPSTDGMFGELFATALQRRGVRGVVTDAGIRDTVELREMGFAAWAAALSPQGTVKATGGSVNVPVVIGGQVIRAGDVIVADDDGVVVVPRAKARQTAEASMAREAKEARSRAAFQEGQLGLDRYGLRETLERLGVTYQSYEEYRAGGAS; this is encoded by the coding sequence ATGGGCGGCGTGATCATCACCGATCCCCCGAAGGCGGACCCGAAGGACGTCGAGGCGCTTGCCGGGTACGGCACGGCCACGATCTCCGAGGCGATGGGGCGCACCGGGTTCCTCGGCTCGCACCTGAGGCCGGTCCAGCAGGACACCCGGATCGCGGGCACCGCGGTGACCGTCCTGTCCTGGCCCGGCGACAACCTCATGATCCACGCGGCGGTGGAGCAGTGCGGTGAAGGCGACATCCTGGTCGTGACGACCACGTCGCCGTCCACCGACGGCATGTTCGGCGAGCTGTTCGCGACCGCGCTGCAGCGGCGCGGGGTGCGCGGCGTGGTCACCGACGCGGGCATTCGCGACACCGTCGAGCTGCGCGAGATGGGGTTCGCGGCCTGGGCGGCCGCGCTCAGCCCGCAGGGCACCGTCAAGGCCACCGGCGGATCCGTGAACGTACCGGTCGTGATCGGCGGCCAGGTGATCCGCGCCGGTGACGTGATCGTCGCCGACGACGACGGTGTCGTGGTCGTACCGCGTGCGAAGGCGCGGCAGACGGCCGAGGCGTCCATGGCCCGCGAGGCCAAGGAGGCCAGGTCCCGGGCGGCCTTCCAGGAAGGGCAGTTGGGGCTCGACCGGTACGGGCTGCGGGAGACGCTCGAGCGGCTCGGAGTCACGTACCAGTCGTACGAGGAGTACCGTGCCGGGGGTGCATCGTGA